The region ACTCGGTGTCGCGCTGCAGAAGCTGGTCGAGGAAGACCCTACGCTGCGCGTCACGACGGACGCCGAGACGGGACAGACCATTCTCTCGGGGATGGGCGAGCTGCACCTGGACATCATCTTGGACCGTCTGAAGCGCGAGTTCAACGTTGAGCCCAATAAGGGCAAGCCTCAGGTGGCTTACAAGGAGACCGTACGCGCAGCAGCCAAGGCGGAGGGCAGATACATCCGGCAGACGGGAGGGTCCGGCCAGTTCGGGGTGTGCGTGCTCGAGGTCGGTCCGCTTGCCGAGGGCCAGGGCTTTAAGTTCGAGAACGCCACGGTGGGCGGGGTCATACCCAGGGAGTACATTCCGGCCATCGAAAAGGGCGTGCGCGAGGCGATGGAGGCCGGGGTGCTGGGCGGGTATCCCGTCGTGGACGTTCACGTAAAGCTGTTGGACGGGCAGTTCCACGAGGTGGACTCGAACGAAAACGCTTTCAAAATGGCGGGTATACTGGCTTTCCGCGAGGCCGCGAGCAGGGCTCGGCCCTGTCTCAAAGAGCCGATCATGTCGGTTGAGGTCACGACCCCGGAGGAGAATCTAGGGGACGTCATGGGTGATATCAACCGGCGGCGCGGGCGCATTGAATCGACAGAACCGGCCGCCGGCGGAGTGCACGTAATCAGGTCGCAGATCCCGCTGGCGGAAATGTTCGGGTACGTTACCGAACTCCGTTCTCTTACGCAGGGACGCGCGTCTCCTAACGTGACTCCGTCCCACTACGAAGAAGTGCCGCAGAATCTTGCGGAGGAAATCGTCAGTCGCGCACAAGGCCGACAACTCGTGCAACGCTAGGCATGGAGGCCGCTGTGGACGACCGACAGGAAACAGAAAACTCGTGAATGGAGTGACATATGGCCAGAGCCAAGTTTGAGCGGACGAAGCCGCACTTGAATATCGGAACCATCGGCCACGTGGACCACGGGAAGACCACGCTGACCGCAGCGATCACGCGCGTGCTCAGCGAACTCAAGAGCCTGGCCAAGTACCAGAGCTTCGACCAGATCGACTCGGCCCCCGAGGAGAAGGCACGCGGCATCACCATCAACATCTATCACGCGGAGTACGAGACGGAGAACCGTCACTACGCCCACGTGGACTGTCCCGGCCACGCCGACTACATCAAAAACATGATCACCGGCGCGGCGCAGATGGACGGAGCCATCCTGGTGGTCTCGGCAGCGGATGGACCGATGCCGCAGACCCGCGAGCACATCCTGCTCGCCCGTCAGGTCGGCGTTCCCGCCATCGTCGTCTTCATGAATAAGGCGGACATGGTGGACGACCCAGAACTGCTGGACGTTGTGGAGATGGAGATCCGCGAGCTACTCTCGAAGTACGAGTTCGATGGGGACAACATCCCGATCATCCGCGGCAGCGGTCTTAAGGTCCTCGAGGCTCCAACTCTCAGCCCGGACGACCAGTGGGTCAAGGCCATCTTCGAACTGATGCAGGCCTGCGACAGCTACATTCCGGAGCCGCAGCGCGAGATTGACAAGCCGTTCCTGATGGCCGTAGAAGATGTGTTCACCATCACGGGCCGTGGAACGGTCGCTACGGGACGCGTCGAGCGCGGCTTGCTCAAGGCTGGAGAGGAAGTGGAGATTGTCGGATTGCGTGCCGGCAAGCCGTTGAAGACGGTCTGCACCGGCGTCGAAATGTTCCGCAAGACCCTGGACGAGGCTCGCGCAGGCGACAACGTCGGCCTCCTGCTCCGAGGTATTGACCGCAAGGACGTGTTGCGCGGCATGGTCATCGCGAAGCCTGGCTCGATCACTCCGCACACGAAGTTCGACGGCGAGGTCTACGTGTTGACCAAGGAAGAGGGCGGACGCCACACGCCGTTCGTTTCCGGATACCGGCCGCAGTTCTACTTCCGCACCACCGACGTCACGGGTACGTTGAACCTGCCCGCCGGTGTGGAGATGGTCATGCCCGGCGACAACATCACCATGACGGTGGAGTTGATCGAGCCTATCGCCATGGAGGCCGGGTCGCGCTTCGCTATTCGCGAGGGCGGCCGCACGGTCGGCGCCGGCCTGATTACGAAGATATACGAGTAGTGCCGATGGCGGCGGGGCAATCACCCCGCCGCCATCCACGAAGGGAATCGGATGCGTCGAGACAAGGTAAGAATCAAGCTGAAGGCGTACGACCACCGGGTGTTGGACCAGTCGGTGGAGAAGATCGCAGACACCGCGCGGAAGACCGGCGTGCGGGTCGCGGGTCCCATCCCGCTGCCCACCAACATCCGCAGGTTCTGCGTCATTCGAGGGCCGCATATCGATAAGGAATCGATGGAGCACTTCGAGATCCGTACGCACAAACGGTTGATAGACATTCTCGAACCGACAGCGAAAACGATCGACGCGTTGATGCGCTTGGACCTGCCTAGCGGCGTCGACATCGAGATCAAGAGCTAGTCGAAACATAAGCCTCGCAGCGAGACGGTCGGCGACCCGTCCTACCCACACGGGGAATGCCGCAGGGGACCGTCGGTAGCGATGAGGCGGAAAGGTTGGAACCCTATGCTTCCAGGTCTTCTGGGGCGAAAAGTGGGAATGACGCACGTGTTCGACACGGACGGCAAGATGATACCGGTGAGTGTTATCGAAGCCGGACCGTGCCTTGTCACCCAGGTGAAGAGCCCCGAGCGCGACGGCTACTCCGCCATCCAACTCGGTTTCGGTTCGATCCCCAAGAAGCGGGTGAGAAAGCCCCAGGCTGGGCACTTCCAGAAGGCGGGAGTCGAACCGACACGGTACCTGCGGGAGTTCCGCACAGAGGACATCACCGACGTTCAGGTCGGCCAGCGTGTCGGTGTCGAGATCTTCGAGCCGGGCGAGAAGGTCCAGGTCGCTGGAACGAGTAAGGGCCGAGGCTTCGCGGGCGTCGTCAAGCGATACGGTTTTCGCGGACAGACGGCCACGCACGGCTTCATGACGCACCGTAGGCCCTTGGCCGCGGGTGCCACGGGGCCGGCTCGCGTGTTCAAGGGGCACAAGAACCCCGGCCACATGGGCGCCGAGCGAGTGACACAGCTCGGCCTCAAAGTCGTGAGTGTAGACGTCGAGAGAAACCTGCTGTTGGTTAGCGGGTCCGTTCCCGGCGCAAACGGTGGTCTCCTGGAAGTGCACAAGGAGACGAGGAAGTAGCCATGCCATCGGTCAAGCTATACGACAACCAGGGAAAGGAAGCGGGTGAGCTGCAGCTTTCGGACAGCCTCTTCGGACTCCGAGAGACGCGAACGCGCACGATCGCCGGCGAGAGCGTGGAACTGTCCCGGGATCTGGTTGCCAACCTGCACCAGGCCGTTGTGGCCGAAGAGGCCAACCGCAGGCAGGGCACGCACAAGACGAAGGGCCGCAGCGAGGTCAGTGGCGGCGGGCGTAAGCCGTACCGTCAGAAGAAGACCGGTCGATCCCGCCAGGGCAGTATCCGTTCTCCTCTGTGGAAGGGTGGCGGTGTCGTCTTCGGACCGACGCCCCGCTCGTACCGACAGCGGATCAACCGCAAGGCGAGAAGGCTTGCCATCCAGTCCGCCCTCGGATACAAGATCGCTGAGGGAGCACTCGTCGCGGTGGACGGTGTTCGCTTCGAGCGAATCAAAACGAGAGACGCCGTGGACTTCCTCAAAGCTCATGGGTGCGAGGGTGTTCGGTCACTGGTTCTGCTACCCGAGCACGACGAGACGGCGCTGCGCTGCTTCCGGAACATTCCGAACGTCGATCTCCGCTATGTACCCGCAGTGTCGGCGCGCGACGTGATCGTGGCGCATCGGATCGTTGCGGACCGGGCCGCGCTGCAGAAGCTCGAGGAGTTGTGGTTGAAGTGAAGAGCCCATACGAGATCATCCTGCTGCCGCGAATCACCGAGCGCGCACTTCGGCTGGCCGAGATCGGCAAGTACACGTTCATCGTTGCCGAAGACGCGACGAAGCCTGACATCGCGCGGGCTATCGAGCAGCACTACGCAAAAAGCAAGGACAAGGTAAAGGTCGTGGCCGTGAACACTTCTCATGTTCGCGGTCGCATCAAGGGCCGCAGCCGTTTCCGAAACCCCGGCCATACCCCTAAGTGGAAGAAGGCCGTGGTCACGCTTGCACCAGGGCAGAGACTGCCCGACTTCGGAGTGTAATCATGCCAATACGAGAACACAAACCAACGTCGCCAGGCAGAAGGTTTCTGAAGTCCTCGACCAACGAGGAGATCACGAAGCAGAAGCCGGAGAAGACACTCACCGAGTACCGCAAGCGACAGGGTGGACGAAACAACTCCGGCCGCATCACGAGCCGGTTCCGCGGAGGCGGGAAGAAGCGTAGGTATCGTCTGATTGACTTCAAGCGGGACAAGTTCGAGATCCCCGGCAAGGTCGCGGCCATCGAGTACGACCCGAACCGCACGTGTCGCATCGCCCTGATCCACTACGCCGATGGGGAGAAGCGGTACATCCTCGCACCGGATGGCCTGGGGGTCGGGGCATCCATCGTGAGCTCTACCACCGCCGACATCCAACCCGGGAATGCGCTGCAGCTCAGGGACATCCCGCTCGGAACCCAGATCCACAACATCGAACTGACCCCTGGGAAGGGCGGTCAGATCGTTCGCTCCGCCGGGACCTCGGCCCAGGTGATGGCGAAGGAGGGCGATTACGTCACGCTCCGCCTTCCGTCCGGTGAGATGCGAAGAGTGAGGATGGAGTGTCGGGCGACCGTCGGTGTCGTCGGCAACGCCGAGCACGAGAACGAGGCGTACGGAAAAGCCGGCAGGGTGCGCGCGAAGGGACGCAAACCGCATGTCCGCGGCGTCGTGATGAGCCCACGAGACCATCCACACGGTGGTGGTGAGGCCAAGAGCCCTGTGGGACGCAAGAAGGGTCCTGTGGACCGTTGGGGCAACGCCGCCAAGGGCAAGATTACGCGCAGCAACAAGCGCACGGATAAGTTTATCGTCCGCCGGAGGAACCGCTGATGGCTAGGTCGGTAAAGAAGGGACCGTTCATAGACGGGCACCTTCAGAAGAAGATTGACGCGATGAACAGCGCGGGCGAGAAACGGATCATCAAGACTTGGTCGCGTCGCAGCACCGTGATGCCGGAGATGGTCGGGCACACGATAGCCGTACACGACGGTCGGAAGCACGTGCCCGTGTTTGTGACGGAGAACATGGTCGGCCACAAGTTGGGTGAGTTCGCCCCGACGCGCTTGTTCCGAGGCCACGCGGGTTCTGAGAAGACCCATAGGGTGCGATAGAGATGGAAGTTAGAGCGGTTGTCAAGTCGAGGAGAGTGCCGCCGAGGAAAGCTCGGCTCGTCGTGGACCAGGTCCGCGGCATGAGGGCTGTGAAGGCGGCGCAGTTGCTCCAGTTCGTGCCGAACAAGTCTGCGCACCTTGTTCGCAAACTCATCCGTTCGGCGGCTGCGAACGCCGTCGAGAACCATAGCATGAACGAAGAGGACCTGGTGATCACTCGGGCCTTCGTGGACGAGGGCGCCAGGCTCAAGCGCATTCAGGCACGCGCGATGGGTCGCGCGAACCGCATCCTCAAACGCACTTGCCACATTACGGTGGTGGTCGAGAGCATTCCCGAGGAGCCGCGACCGAAGCGTCAGGTGCGCAAGACAGAGCCGGGGCCGAAGCCCGGCAAGCCGGAGAAGGCGAAGGCAGAATCGGTCGTGGCCGAGCCCGCAGCTACCGTCTCGGAGCCGGAGTCGCAGGTGGCGGAAGAATCGGTCGTTGCCACTCCAAAGACAGAGGAGCCAGAAGCGGCAGGGCCGGTCACTGAAGAGGGCGTGGAGCCCGCCGAGGGCGAGGCAGAAGGGAAGCAGGAGTAGAGCTTTGGGTCAAAAGGTCAATCCAATTGGTTTCCGGCTGGGCGTCATCCGGACGTGGGACAGCAAGTGGTTCTTCAACAAGAAGGTTTACCCGGAGATGGTGTATGAGGATCACCTGATCCGCACAATGTTGAAGCGCCGCTGGGCGAATGCGAGCATCTCGCGCGTCGAGATCGAGCGCCCCGCTGATCTCGTGAAGGTGACGATCCATACCGCTCGGCCCGGCGCCGTCATCGGGCGTGGCGGGAAGGGCATCGAAGAGATCAACGCCGCCGTCGAGCGCACCGTGCACAAGCGGCACAAAGACGCACAGGTGTACATCAACGTTGCCGAGGTGCAGAAGCCGGAGATGGACGCCCAGCTCGTAGCGGAGGGCATTGCGAGCCAGATCGAGAAGCGCGTCTCGCACCGACGAGCCATGCGCCAGGCCGTGATGCGAGCAACTCGCCAAGGCGTGAGGGGGATTAAGGTGATCTGTGCGGGCCGTCTGGGTGGCTCGGAAATGGCCCGGCGCGAGATCGAGAAGGATGGCAAGGTGCCGCTGCACACCCTTCGGGCGGATGTGGACTACGGATACTGTGTCGCTCGGACGATCTATGGCGCGGTGGGTTGCCGCGTGTGGATCTACCGCGGCGAGGTGTTTCAGGAGAGGGCGCGGCGCCGGGACGACTTGCTGGACGCACCGGGTCACGGCTCGGGCGACCGAGAGCGGCGGCCTCGGCGGCCGCGCAGAACTATTGCGGAGCCGGCGGGAGAGTAAGCCATGTTGATGCCTAAGCGTGTAAAGCATCGCAAACAACACAGAGGCCGAATGACGGGTAAGGCCTCGGGTGGTAACAAGATTGACTTTGGTGAGTTTGGCCTGCAGGCCCTCCAGCCTTGCTGGCTGACCAACCGTCAGATCGAGGCTGCCCGTATCGCCATCACCCGCTACATCCGGCGCGGTGGAAAGGTGTGGATCCGGGTCTTCCCGGATAAGCCGTTTACCAAGAAGCCGGCGGAGACGCGCATGGGCTCCGGCAAGGGTTCGCCCGAGGGGTGGGTCGCCGTGGTCAAGCCCGGACGCATGCTGTTCGAGCTGCGCGGCGTCAGTGAGGAAGTGGCGAAGGAAGCCGTGAGAAGGGCCATTCACAAGCTGCCGATCCGGGCGCGCTTCGTCACCCGAAGGGACTTCGAGCATCTCTATACAGAGAAGGACCGCGCGGCGGATCTGCAGCAGCAAAATGCGTTCGAGGCCACACTGACATCAGGGGCGCTCGACGTCGTGGAACCCGAGGAGCCGGCCGTTAGCACCGAGGAAGCGACGCCCACAACGATGGAGGAGAGTGGCGATGAAGGGGCTTAGAAGCTCGGAGCTTCGCGAGAAGAGTACCGAAGACCTCGTGGAGGAGCTGGAGAAGGAGCGCGAGGCCGTGTACAACGTGCGACGCCAGATCATCTTCGGCCAGGTGAAGGACTTCAAGGCGATCTCCGTACACCGCAAGAACGTGGCCCGAATCATGACCCTGCTGTCACAGCGTCAGCGGGAGGGTAAGGAATGAGCGAGATGCTGGAGCGAGGAACCCGCAAGATTCGCGAGGGCACCGTCGTCAGCAACAAGATGCAGAAGACGGTCGTGGTGCAGGTCGAGCGCAGAGTCAAGCACCCGCTATACGGCAAGATCATCCGCCGTACGGGCCGGTTCAAGGCGCACGACGAGCAGGCGTGTGATGTGGGGGACTTCGTGGAGATCGTGGAGTGCCGGCCGCTGAGCAAGGAGAAGCGCTGGCGCGTGAGCAGGATTCTTGAGAAAGTGAAGTAGGCCGCGATGATACAGATCTACACGCGACTGAAAGTGGCAGACAACACGGGTGCGAGAACGCTGATGTGCATTCGCGTACTCAAGGGTTCGCAGCCACGTTACGGAACGGTCGGCGACGTGTTCGTCGGTACCGTGAAGAGTGCCACGCCGAACATGCCGGTCAAGAAAGGCGACGTCGTGAAGGCGGTCGTGGTTCGTACCAAGAAGGCGCTCCGGCGCCCAGACGGCTCCACGGTCCGCTTCGACGACAACGCATGCGTGCTGATTGACAACCAACGGGAGCCCCGAGGTACGCGCATTTTCGGACCGGTCGCGCGTGAACTGCGCGACAAGGCATACATGAAAATCGTGTCCTTGGCGCCTGAGGTGCTGTGATGGAGAAGAAGACGTCGGGTGCGAAAGCGCCCAAGTTGAAGATCAAGTCCGGTGACGAGGTAGAGGTTATTGCTGGCAAGGACAAGGGCCAGCGCGGCAAGGTCGTGGAGGTGTTGCGAGATCGAATGCGTGTGCGCATCGAGGGTCTGAACCTCGCGACGAAGCACGTGAAACCGCAGCGCAGCGCAGCGGGTACTCGGCCGGGCGATCGCATCTCCCGCGCGATGCCCATCCATATCTCGAACGTGAAGCTGGTAGACCCGCACAGCGGCAAAGCTACCCGTGTGGGGCGCAAGGAAGTGAACGGCAAGCTAGTGCGATACGCCAAGGTGTCCGGCGAGCTGATTGACGCCGACTAGGCGGCGGAGTGAACACAGAATGGCAAAAGCTAAAGAAGCGACAAAGGACAAGGGCAGTAAGGAGAGCGTCGAGACCGGAGTGATGGACAAGGTGCCGGTCTCGCGCAAGCGCACGCATTACCTCGAGAGCGTGGTGCCAGCGCTGCGCGAGCAATTCGGCTACACCTCCATCATGGCCGTGCCTCGCCTCGACAAGATCGTCGTGAACATGGGAGTCGGCAAGGGTGAAGAGGATTCCAAGCACCTCGAGAACTCGGTCCGAGACTTATCGCTCATCGTTGGCCAGAAGCCTATCATCACCCGAGCCAAGAAGGCGGTTTCGAACTTCAAGATCCGAGAAGGTCACAGAATCGGTTGTTGCGTCACGCTCCGAGGCGAGCGCATGTACCACTTTTTCGACAAGCTGGTGTCCATCGTACTACCCCGCTTGCGCGACTTCCGAGGCATATCCCCCAAGTCCTTCGATGGACGCGGCAACTTTGCCGTCGGTCTGAAGGAGCAGATCGTGTTCCCGGAGATCGCCTACGATACGTTCGACAGGATCCGAGGCATGGACATCATCATCTGCACCACCGCAAAGACAGACGAAGAGGCGCGCGTCTTCTTGCAAAAGATGGGCATGCCCTTCCGAGAGAACTAGGAGAGAACTGGATTCTTGAAACGGTTTAGCGCAGACAGGATACGGAACGTCGCAATTGTCGGCCATGGCGGCGCGGGCAAGACCACGCTTGCGGAGCACATGCTGTATGTGGCAGGAGTTGTGGACCGAATCGGTACGGTGGAGACCGAGAATACTGTCTCCGATTTCGACGCGCTGGAGCACAAGCGCAAGATCAGTCTGAACGCGAGTGTGCTACCGCTCGAGTGGCACGACCACAAGATCAACCTGATTGACGTTCCGGGGTACCCGGACTTTATCGGCGACCTTTTTGGCGTCGCCCGAGTCGTAGACGCCATGCTGATGGTCACGGAAGCCAAGGATCACGTGGACGTCGGCTTCGAGAACGCTTGGGAATTGGCAGAAGAGCTGTCCGTGCCCCGTATGATCTTCGTGAACAAGATGGAGCGGGACAACGCCGACTTTCCCGGTCTTCTGCGATACTTCGAGAACCTTTACGGCAAGCGGATCGTTCCCATCCAGATGCCCGTGGGTGCACAGCTCGAGTTCAAAGGCGTGGTGGATCTGTTTTCGATGAAGATGATCACCGGCGCGGACCGCGAAGCATCGGCCACCGACCTCAACCCCGAACTGGCCGCCGAAGCAGAGAAATGGCACGAAAAGCTGATGGACGGCGCCGCCGAAGCGGACGACGAACTGGCGATGAAGTACCTCGAGGGCGAGCCACTCACCCAAGAGGAGGTGATGAAGGGCCTGCTTCTCGGCGTAGAGGCCGGGAAGGTCGTTCCCCTCTGCATCGGTTCTGCTGCCCACGGCATCGGAGTCAGCACACTGATGGACCGGATCGTCGGCGTCTTGCCCTCGCCCGCGGATATGCCGCACAAGGCCGGTGACACGTTTCTCAAGCCGGATGACAACGCGCCGCTGGCAGCGCTCGTGTTCAAGACGACTGCCGACCCATACGTGGGCAAGATCAACTACTTCCGGGTCTTCAGTGGCACCTTCTCCTCGGACAGTCATGTGTGGAACGCTTCGCACGAGAAGGACGAGAGGGTAGGTCAGGTCTTTTTCCCGTTGGGCAAGAACCAGGTGTCCACTCCCGCCGTCTATGCCGGTGACATCGGCGCTGTGGCGAAGCTGCAGGAGACGAAGACGGGGGACACACTGACCGTCAAAGGTAGTGGCATCCTGTTCGAGGAGATCAAGTACCCCAACCCAATCTACACCATCGCCGTTCACGCCGCAACTAAGGCAGATGAAGACAAGTTGGGTCCGGCCCTTACTCGAATGGTGGACGAGGACCCGACCTTCCACATGACGCACGACCCAGACCTGGGACAGGTGTTGCTGTCTGGAATGGGTGACCTGCACCTGGACGTGGTCATCGAGCGTCTCAAGGCGAAGTTCGGGGTGAATGTCGAGGTCGAAGAAGCCAAGGTCCCGTACCGCGAGACGATCCGCACCAGCGCCAAGGCGCAGGGGAAGCACAAGAAGCAAACTGGTGGCCGTGGCCAGTATGGAGACTGCTGGCTGGAGCTATCGCCTCTCGATCGGGGCAGCGGCTTCGAGTTCATTGATAAGGTAGTCGGTGGCGCGATTCCGCGCAACTTCATCCCCGCGGTGGAGAAAGGCGTGCGGGAGGCCCTAGCCAAGGGCATTCAGGCTGGCTACCCGGTTGTAGATCTCAGTGCTACCGTCTACGATGGTTCGTATCACGACGTGGACTCGAGCGAGGCGGCGTTTAAGATGGCGGGGCAGCTCGCCTTCCGCAACGCGGCTGCTCAGGCGCAGCCCATCATCCTCGAGCCCATTCTTCAGGTCGACATCATCGTGCCGGAGGAGTTCGTTGGTGACATCAACGCGGACCTCAACGGTCGGCGTGGTCGGCTACTCGGCATGGAAGCGATTGGTGGAGGAAAGCAGCGCATTCGAGCCCATGTGCCCATGGGAGAGATGATGAAATACGCACTCGACCTGCGGTCCATAACGCGGGGCCGAGGCAAGTTTAGCACCGAGCTGGACCACTACGAGGAGCTGCCGGCGAACCTGACTCAGGAGCTGGTGAAGAAGTACGAGAAGGAGCGCGCGGAGGCCGAAGGCTAACCGCCCGTTTCGTGGGTGGTCCTGCCGCGCGACTGGAGGAACGATGCCAAAAACCTGTCTGATTGCGAAGGCGCAACGAAAACCGAAGTTCAAGGTGCGAGCCTATAAGCGCTGCAGCGTGTGTGGGCGCGCCAAGGGGTACTTCCGGTATTTCGGGCTGTGCCGAATCTGCCTGCGGGAGATGGCGCATAAGGGCGTCCTTCCGGGCGTGACGAAGGCGAGCTGGTAGGAGAACAGGATGCACAGCGACCCCATTAGCGACATGCTGACGCGGATACGAAACGGCGGCAACGCCAGAAAGCCCTTCGTGGACGTGCCCATCTCGAAGGTCAAGGTCGAGATCGCACGCCTGATGCAGGCCGAAGGTCTCATCAAGTCGTCTGAGGTGATCACGGAGGGTAAGTTCCCCGTGCTGCGGATACACCTCAAGTACGACTCGAAGAAGCGGCACGCGATTTCCCACATCCGACGCATCAGCAAGCCCGGCTTGCGTGTGTACGGTTCCGCTGACACCATCGTCCCCGTGCGCAGCGGACTCGGTATTCGCCTCATCTCTACGTCGCAGGGAATCCTGACCGACCGCGACGCTCGACGGCGGCACATCGGCGGTGAAGTGCTGTGCGAAGTGTGGTAAGGAGCTTGTTTCGATGTCCCGTGTAGGAAAACAACCGATACCGATCCCCTCGGGAGTGACCGTTACGATTGATGGTGGTCACGTCGCCGTGAAGGGACCTAAGGGCGAGCTGTCGTGCGACATCGAGCCGCGTCTCATCGTCCAGCAGGAGGATGGGACGCTCACGGTGGATCGCCCGAACAACGAAGCGTACATGCGGCAGCAGCACGGCCTCGCGCGCACGCTCATTGCCAACATGGTGACAGGCGTGACTGAAGGGTTCGTGAAGAAGCTGACCCTGGTGGGCGTCGGCTATCGGGCCAACTTGGAGGGAAACACTCTCACGCTGAGCCTCGGGTTCTCCCACCCCGTAGTGATCGAGCCGAGGCCGGGTGTCAGCTTCGCGGTGGAGCAAGCGGATCGGCAGCGGCAACAGGTGATCTCGGTCTCCGGGATCAACAAGCAGCAGGTCGGACAGCAGGCGGCGGATATTCGTCGCATTCGTCCGCCCGACTCCTACAAAGGTAAGGGCGTGCGATATCTTGGAGAGGAAGTCAAGACCAAGCCCGGTAAGCGCGGCGCGACCGGCAAGTAGTAGGTTGTAAAGCATGGCAGTTCGAAACGCGTATTTGCAAAGACTGAGACGGCACCGGAGAATCCGGAAGAAAGTGACGGGCACTCCGGAACGTCCGCGCTTGTGCGTGTATCGCAGTCTCAAGCACATTTCTGTCCAGCTCGTGGACGACGTCGGCCGGTGCACCATCGCCAGCGCGTCAAGCATGGAGAAGGACCTCCGGCAGAAGTATGGCGGCAACGTCGAGGCGGCCAAGGCGGTCGGCGCCCTCATCGGTGCGCGGGCCAAGGAGAAGGGCCTGACTAGTGTGGTGTTCGACCGCGGAGGCTACCGCTACGCCGGTCGAGTGAAGGCTTTGGCAGACGCGGCACGAGAAGCCGGGCTCAATTTCTAGGGAGCAAGTATGAGAAGAATCGAACGCAGGGATACGGCCGGAAGCGAGTTCGATGTCCGTGTGGTCCGCAACAACAAGGTCTTCAAGACTCACAAGGGAGGAAAGACCGCTAGCTGGTCGGTGCTCGTCGTGGTCGGAGACCATGCTGGCCGCGTCGGGGTCGGCTTGGGCAAGGCGCGCGGTGTGCCAGACGCCATCCGAAAGGGCGAGGAAGCAGCACGTCGAGCGATGGTCGAAGTTCCGATGATTGCCGGTACACTGCCCCACGACGTGCGCGCAAAGACCGGGGCAACTCTGGTCTGGCTGAAGCCTGCGTCACCCGGAACCGGCGTCGTTGCCGGCGGAGCGGTGCGTTCGATTTTGGAAGCCGCGGGCGTGCAGGATGTGCTCGCAAAGGTGTTCGGCTCTCGAAATGCCGTGAACTGTGCGTGGGCCACGGTCGCAGCACTTCAGCAGCTCAAGACACCGGAGGTCGTTGCGGAGTCCCGCGGGTTGCCGGTGCGAGAGCTAGTGCCTTGGATTCCGAAGCTACGTGGAGAGGCGGGAGCCGATGCTTAGGATCACTCTGAAGAAAAGCCCGATTGGGTATAGCATCAAACACAAGCGTACAGTGCGTGCGCTCGGACTGCGGGGGCTGAACGCCTCCGTGACCGTACCGGACAATGACGTGATGCGCGGGATGATCCGCAAGGTGCAGTTTCTGGTGGAAGTGTCCGTCGTGGACAACGGAGAGGAAGGCCGGAAGGATGCTTAGACATGACCTGCGCCCCGCCGAGGGCGCGAAGACCCCAAAGATACGCCGCGGGCGAGGTATTGCAGCAGGCAAAGGCAAGACCGCCGGTCGAGGCACCAAGGGCCAGAAGGCGCGTGAGCAGGTGTGGCAGGGCTTCGAGGGCGGTCAGACCCCCATGCACCGCCGCCTGCCGCAGAAAAAGGGTTTCCGCAACCCGAACCATAAGGAGTTCGCGGTCGTGAACCTGGACACGCTGAGCGAGCGCTTTCAGGAGGGAGAGACCGTGGACCCCGAGAGCCTGAAGGCCAAGGGCCTCGTCAGCA is a window of Fimbriimonadia bacterium DNA encoding:
- the rplP gene encoding 50S ribosomal protein L16, whose protein sequence is MLMPKRVKHRKQHRGRMTGKASGGNKIDFGEFGLQALQPCWLTNRQIEAARIAITRYIRRGGKVWIRVFPDKPFTKKPAETRMGSGKGSPEGWVAVVKPGRMLFELRGVSEEVAKEAVRRAIHKLPIRARFVTRRDFEHLYTEKDRAADLQQQNAFEATLTSGALDVVEPEEPAVSTEEATPTTMEESGDEGA
- the rpmC gene encoding 50S ribosomal protein L29; the protein is MKGLRSSELREKSTEDLVEELEKEREAVYNVRRQIIFGQVKDFKAISVHRKNVARIMTLLSQRQREGKE
- the rpsQ gene encoding 30S ribosomal protein S17, translating into MERGTRKIREGTVVSNKMQKTVVVQVERRVKHPLYGKIIRRTGRFKAHDEQACDVGDFVEIVECRPLSKEKRWRVSRILEKVK
- the rplN gene encoding 50S ribosomal protein L14, whose protein sequence is MIQIYTRLKVADNTGARTLMCIRVLKGSQPRYGTVGDVFVGTVKSATPNMPVKKGDVVKAVVVRTKKALRRPDGSTVRFDDNACVLIDNQREPRGTRIFGPVARELRDKAYMKIVSLAPEVL
- the rplX gene encoding 50S ribosomal protein L24, coding for MEKKTSGAKAPKLKIKSGDEVEVIAGKDKGQRGKVVEVLRDRMRVRIEGLNLATKHVKPQRSAAGTRPGDRISRAMPIHISNVKLVDPHSGKATRVGRKEVNGKLVRYAKVSGELIDAD
- the rplE gene encoding 50S ribosomal protein L5; amino-acid sequence: MAKAKEATKDKGSKESVETGVMDKVPVSRKRTHYLESVVPALREQFGYTSIMAVPRLDKIVVNMGVGKGEEDSKHLENSVRDLSLIVGQKPIITRAKKAVSNFKIREGHRIGCCVTLRGERMYHFFDKLVSIVLPRLRDFRGISPKSFDGRGNFAVGLKEQIVFPEIAYDTFDRIRGMDIIICTTAKTDEEARVFLQKMGMPFREN
- the fusA gene encoding elongation factor G, whose amino-acid sequence is MKRFSADRIRNVAIVGHGGAGKTTLAEHMLYVAGVVDRIGTVETENTVSDFDALEHKRKISLNASVLPLEWHDHKINLIDVPGYPDFIGDLFGVARVVDAMLMVTEAKDHVDVGFENAWELAEELSVPRMIFVNKMERDNADFPGLLRYFENLYGKRIVPIQMPVGAQLEFKGVVDLFSMKMITGADREASATDLNPELAAEAEKWHEKLMDGAAEADDELAMKYLEGEPLTQEEVMKGLLLGVEAGKVVPLCIGSAAHGIGVSTLMDRIVGVLPSPADMPHKAGDTFLKPDDNAPLAALVFKTTADPYVGKINYFRVFSGTFSSDSHVWNASHEKDERVGQVFFPLGKNQVSTPAVYAGDIGAVAKLQETKTGDTLTVKGSGILFEEIKYPNPIYTIAVHAATKADEDKLGPALTRMVDEDPTFHMTHDPDLGQVLLSGMGDLHLDVVIERLKAKFGVNVEVEEAKVPYRETIRTSAKAQGKHKKQTGGRGQYGDCWLELSPLDRGSGFEFIDKVVGGAIPRNFIPAVEKGVREALAKGIQAGYPVVDLSATVYDGSYHDVDSSEAAFKMAGQLAFRNAAAQAQPIILEPILQVDIIVPEEFVGDINADLNGRRGRLLGMEAIGGGKQRIRAHVPMGEMMKYALDLRSITRGRGKFSTELDHYEELPANLTQELVKKYEKERAEAEG
- a CDS encoding type Z 30S ribosomal protein S14; protein product: MPKTCLIAKAQRKPKFKVRAYKRCSVCGRAKGYFRYFGLCRICLREMAHKGVLPGVTKASW
- the rpsH gene encoding 30S ribosomal protein S8; its protein translation is MHSDPISDMLTRIRNGGNARKPFVDVPISKVKVEIARLMQAEGLIKSSEVITEGKFPVLRIHLKYDSKKRHAISHIRRISKPGLRVYGSADTIVPVRSGLGIRLISTSQGILTDRDARRRHIGGEVLCEVW